A single region of the Microcella sp. genome encodes:
- a CDS encoding SLC13 family permease has protein sequence MSDIAVTMLILAIVVFAFVSNRIPVGLIAIGASLALYATGILDLGQTFAGFGDPAVILIASLFVVAEGLDSSGLTAWTGQRLIASGGGSSRTLTVIIMLVVAVLAALISVNGAVAALLPVVVVIATKMSVASARLLLPLAFGAHAGSLLTLTGSPVNVIMSELAEEETGRAFGFFEFGLVGVPIVAGTILITVLFGNRLIPARIPSTLSTDLGDHARTLLAQFGGAQPFGRVRVLSGSPLIGKTESEIVFESATAVTLIAIQSPSAPGVRDADAAIRAGDVLILQGTPTAIRSVSDDSKLEGVGTSTVAANWATLDAEYGVAEIVIPPRSRAIGDPVWPGMITESGDLIIVAIQRGGDDVGDQTDLRLEAGDILLVQGRWDALDENLRDPSVMVVDAPDQIRRQAAPIGRRAYTALVVLVLMVIALATGIMPPAVAGLLAAGAMVLTRTVSIEKAHRSIQWTTVLLVGGMIPVSTAITQTGAADLIATGIVDVVGSFGPHVVLTALLVVTLIFGQLISNTATALIVAPIAISVAYELGVSPLPFLLAVAVVSAAALLTPVATPANLMIMAPAGLQFGDYWKFGLPIMVLFLAVAALLVPVLFPF, from the coding sequence GTGAGCGATATCGCGGTGACCATGCTGATACTCGCGATCGTCGTCTTCGCCTTCGTGAGCAATCGCATTCCGGTCGGTCTCATCGCGATCGGAGCCTCGCTCGCGCTGTATGCCACGGGCATTCTCGACCTCGGTCAGACCTTCGCCGGATTCGGTGATCCGGCCGTGATTCTCATCGCCAGTCTGTTCGTTGTGGCCGAGGGTCTCGACTCGTCGGGCCTCACGGCGTGGACGGGGCAGCGCCTCATCGCGAGCGGTGGCGGCAGCTCCCGCACGCTCACGGTCATCATCATGCTCGTCGTCGCTGTGCTCGCCGCGCTCATCAGCGTCAACGGAGCCGTGGCCGCTCTGCTGCCGGTCGTCGTCGTCATCGCCACGAAAATGTCGGTCGCCTCGGCGCGGCTGCTGCTGCCGCTCGCCTTCGGCGCCCACGCCGGCTCGCTGCTCACGCTCACCGGTTCACCCGTGAACGTCATCATGTCTGAGTTGGCCGAGGAAGAGACCGGTCGAGCGTTCGGCTTCTTCGAGTTCGGGCTCGTGGGGGTGCCCATCGTGGCCGGCACCATTCTCATCACGGTGCTCTTCGGCAATCGCCTGATTCCGGCCCGCATCCCCTCGACCCTCTCGACAGATCTCGGCGACCACGCTCGAACGCTGCTGGCCCAGTTCGGGGGCGCGCAGCCGTTCGGTCGCGTGCGCGTGCTCTCTGGTTCGCCACTCATCGGCAAGACCGAGAGCGAGATCGTCTTCGAGTCAGCGACCGCCGTCACGCTCATCGCCATCCAGTCGCCGTCGGCGCCAGGCGTGCGCGATGCCGACGCAGCGATCCGCGCCGGAGACGTGCTCATTCTGCAGGGAACCCCGACGGCCATTCGCTCGGTGAGCGACGACTCGAAGCTCGAAGGCGTCGGCACGAGCACGGTGGCCGCGAACTGGGCGACCCTCGACGCCGAATATGGCGTGGCCGAGATCGTCATCCCGCCTCGATCACGGGCGATCGGAGACCCGGTGTGGCCGGGCATGATCACCGAGAGCGGCGACCTCATCATCGTGGCCATTCAGCGCGGCGGCGACGATGTCGGCGACCAGACCGACCTGCGGCTCGAAGCCGGCGATATTCTGCTCGTGCAGGGCAGGTGGGATGCCCTCGATGAGAATCTGCGCGACCCCTCGGTCATGGTCGTCGATGCTCCCGACCAGATCCGCCGCCAGGCGGCTCCGATCGGCCGCCGTGCATACACCGCCCTCGTCGTGCTCGTGCTCATGGTGATCGCGCTCGCCACGGGCATCATGCCGCCCGCCGTCGCGGGCTTGCTCGCTGCGGGCGCGATGGTGCTCACCCGCACCGTGTCGATCGAGAAGGCCCACCGTTCGATTCAGTGGACGACCGTGCTGCTCGTCGGCGGCATGATTCCGGTGTCGACCGCGATCACGCAGACCGGTGCCGCCGATCTCATCGCCACCGGCATCGTCGACGTCGTCGGGTCGTTCGGGCCGCATGTCGTGCTCACGGCGCTGCTCGTGGTCACGCTCATCTTCGGGCAGCTCATCAGCAACACGGCGACGGCGCTCATCGTCGCGCCGATCGCGATCTCGGTCGCCTACGAGCTCGGCGTCTCGCCCTTGCCCTTCTTGCTCGCCGTCGCGGTGGTGTCGGCCGCCGCGCTGCTCACCCCGGTCGCGACGCCCGCCAACCTCATGATCATGGCGCCGGCGGGCCTGCAGTTCGGTGACTACTGGAAGTTCGGGTTGCCGATCATGGTGCTGTTTCTCGCGGTCGCCGCGCTGCTCGTGCCCGTGCTGTTTCCGTTCTAG
- a CDS encoding helicase HerA-like domain-containing protein yields the protein MTDAQHAVEAAQKALEEAQAALAAATEAAQRQAVAAESVTAPTAPASGPLDDERVASIRSGYSMQGAVLEMGALVNGDAMPDVPVRIPIAMTNRHGLVAGATGTGKTKTLQVLAEQLSAAGVPVFAADIKGDLSGIAVEGAGGEKLLARTAGIGQDWKPTAHPTEFYCLGGVGHGVPVRATVSSFGPLMLSKVLGLNQTQESSLGLVFHYADLHGLPLVDLTDLRTVIQFLTSPEGKADLAELGGLSKATAGVILRELITFAADGADVFFGEPEFDTAEFLRTTADGRGIVSLLEVPGVADKPALFSTFLMWLLADLFNDLPEVGDIDRPKLVFFFDEAHLLFKDASKAFLSAITQTVRLIRSKGVGIFFVTQTPKDVPSDVLAQLGSRVQHQLRAHTPDDQTALRSTVRTYPNSGYDLEQVLMNLGIGEAIVTVMNEKGAPSPVAWTRLRAPQGSMDPAPADVIAHSVASSPLMARYGQAIDPESAHEMLAARMNAAAEAQAARDADAQRDKAQAEYEKALRDLKKRDGTTTRTTTRRTTKAPAGPGDVVGDLLGSRAGQTVIREVVRGIFGTLGRR from the coding sequence ATGACTGATGCCCAGCACGCGGTCGAGGCCGCCCAGAAGGCGCTCGAAGAGGCACAGGCAGCGCTCGCCGCAGCGACAGAGGCGGCGCAGCGGCAGGCCGTGGCGGCAGAGTCGGTGACCGCCCCGACTGCACCCGCGAGCGGCCCGCTCGACGACGAGCGCGTGGCGAGCATCCGTTCTGGGTACTCGATGCAGGGCGCAGTGCTCGAGATGGGCGCCCTCGTCAACGGCGACGCGATGCCCGACGTGCCGGTGCGCATTCCGATCGCGATGACCAACCGGCACGGGCTCGTCGCCGGCGCCACCGGCACCGGCAAGACGAAGACGCTGCAGGTGCTCGCCGAGCAGTTGAGTGCGGCAGGGGTGCCCGTCTTCGCCGCCGACATCAAGGGCGACCTCAGCGGCATCGCGGTCGAGGGCGCAGGCGGCGAGAAGCTGCTCGCGCGCACCGCCGGCATCGGTCAAGACTGGAAGCCCACGGCGCACCCCACCGAGTTCTACTGCCTCGGCGGCGTCGGGCACGGTGTGCCCGTGCGGGCCACGGTGTCGAGCTTCGGGCCGCTCATGCTGTCGAAAGTGCTCGGGCTCAACCAGACGCAAGAGTCGAGCCTCGGCCTCGTCTTCCACTACGCCGACCTGCACGGGCTGCCGCTCGTCGACCTCACCGACCTGCGCACCGTCATACAGTTCTTGACGAGCCCCGAGGGCAAGGCAGACCTCGCCGAGCTGGGCGGGCTGAGCAAGGCCACCGCTGGCGTCATTCTGCGCGAGCTCATCACCTTCGCCGCCGATGGCGCCGACGTGTTCTTCGGCGAACCCGAGTTCGACACCGCCGAGTTCTTGCGCACCACCGCCGACGGGCGGGGCATCGTGAGCCTGCTCGAAGTTCCCGGCGTCGCCGACAAGCCCGCGCTCTTCTCGACCTTTCTCATGTGGCTGCTCGCCGACCTGTTCAACGACCTGCCAGAGGTCGGCGACATCGACAGACCGAAGCTCGTCTTCTTCTTCGACGAAGCTCACTTGCTGTTCAAGGATGCGAGCAAGGCGTTTCTCTCGGCGATCACGCAGACCGTTCGGCTCATCCGCTCGAAGGGGGTCGGCATCTTCTTCGTCACGCAGACGCCGAAAGACGTGCCGTCTGACGTGCTCGCCCAGCTCGGGTCACGCGTGCAGCACCAGCTTCGAGCGCACACCCCAGACGACCAAACGGCGCTGCGCTCGACCGTGCGCACCTACCCGAACTCGGGCTACGACCTCGAGCAGGTGCTCATGAACCTCGGCATCGGCGAGGCGATCGTCACCGTCATGAACGAGAAGGGCGCCCCGTCGCCCGTGGCCTGGACGAGGCTGCGGGCGCCGCAGGGTTCGATGGATCCCGCCCCGGCCGACGTCATCGCGCACTCGGTCGCCTCGTCGCCCCTCATGGCGCGCTACGGCCAGGCGATCGACCCCGAGTCTGCGCACGAGATGCTCGCGGCGCGCATGAACGCGGCGGCCGAGGCGCAAGCGGCACGAGATGCCGACGCGCAGCGTGACAAGGCGCAGGCCGAGTACGAGAAAGCGCTGCGCGATCTCAAGAAGAGAGACGGCACGACCACGCGCACCACGACGCGCCGCACCACGAAGGCACCCGCCGGACCCGGCGATGTCGTCGGCGACCTGCTGGGTTCGCGCGCTGGCCAGACCGTCATCCGCGAAGTCGTGCGCGGCATCTTCGGAACCCTCGGTCGGCGCTGA
- a CDS encoding SHOCT domain-containing protein: MEGFLGNVWDLVLLFFISFAFIAYFITLFSVVVDLFRDESLSGGWKAVWLLFIWFVPFVTLFVYLIARGGGMAARSQAKAQKSHDAAAAYIRDVAGASPADEIAKAKALLADGTISQAEFDAIKAKALA; this comes from the coding sequence ATGGAAGGGTTTCTCGGCAACGTCTGGGACCTCGTTCTGCTCTTCTTCATCTCGTTCGCGTTCATCGCCTACTTCATCACGCTGTTCAGCGTCGTCGTCGATCTCTTCCGTGACGAGTCGCTCAGCGGCGGCTGGAAGGCCGTCTGGCTGCTCTTCATCTGGTTCGTGCCCTTCGTGACGCTCTTCGTCTATCTCATCGCTCGCGGTGGCGGCATGGCGGCGCGCAGCCAGGCGAAGGCGCAGAAGTCGCACGATGCCGCAGCGGCCTACATTCGCGACGTCGCCGGCGCCAGCCCGGCCGACGAGATCGCCAAGGCCAAGGCGCTGCTCGCCGACGGCACGATCTCGCAGGCAGAGTTCGACGCCATCAAGGCGAAGGCGCTCGCCTAG